Genomic segment of Xanthobacter dioxanivorans:
TCGGCGCGGGAGGGCGGGCGAAGTGGCACGAAACTTGATCGGTCGGAAGGACAGTTGATCGGACACATTTGCCTTGTGGAGATTGAAATGATCGTCGCGTCGGAATTTGCCAACCGCTCCCTCGAGGAGATCAAGGAGCTGCTGGCCGGCGGCACCTTGACCATCTATTCCGTGGCCCGCCCGGTGAGCGCCGACCACGCCGTCGACCGCAGCGGCAAGCTCGCGACCTTCACCTTCGGCGCGCCGTCCTTCAACACCCCGTCCGAGGACGGCTCCGAGGTGCCGAACTTCGCCGCCCCGGTGACCGCCTCCGACGTGGGAACCCCCGGCTTCGCGCGCGCCGTCACGGCCGACGGCAAGGTGGTGGCCGATTTCTCGGTCGGCCCGGGCGACCGCGAGATCAAGCTCGCCGAAGTGTCCTGCAGCCACGGCGCGCCGGTTCGCGTCACCAGCTTCAAGTTCAACCCGGAAGGCGGCTGGCCGGAGCGGGCGGATTATTACGACGCCCATCCGCGTCCCGGCTACGCCCTGCCGAAAGTGCGCTGAGGCCCGGGGCTCATCCGCCGCCGCGACGCTGCGGCGGCGGATGAGCCCGGAACGCTCACGCGGCAGGCGGCCACGGCCCGCCCGCCGCCGAGGACCCTGAGAATTGCCGGCTGTCGAAACTCGACAAGGAGATCCCCGCGTCATGTCCATTGCCCTTCCCGGACCGCTGGTGAGCACCGATTGGCTGGCCGAGCATCTGGCTGACCCGAGCCTCAAGATCCTCGACTGCACCTGGCTCCACGAGAGCACCAACATGGACGGGCGCACCCAGTATCGCGGCCGCCATCTGCCGGGGTCGGTGCATTTCGACATCGACCACGTGGCCGATAAGAGCAATCCGCTCCCGCACATGCTGCCGCCCGTGGCCGAGTTCGCCAAGAAGGTCGGCCTTCTGGGCGTGGCCAACGGCGACACGGTGATCGTCTATGACCGCATGTGCGGCGGCGCCGCGGCGGCGCGGGTGTGGTGGATGTTCCGCATCTTCGGCTACGACAACGTGGCCATGCTGGACGGCGGGTTCGGCAAGTGGACCAAGGAGAAGCGGCCGGCGGAAATGGCTCCGGTGCGGCCCGATCCCAAGACGTTCACCGCGGTGTTCGATCCGGCCCTGGTGCGCGACCTGCCGCAGATGATCGCCAATCTCTCCGGCAAGGCCGAGCAGGTGATCGACGCGCGCGGCCCGGCCAAGTTCTCCGGCAGCCAGGATGACGTGTTCCCGGTGAAGAAGAAGGGCCACATTCCCGGCTCCATCAACCTGCCGTGGGGCGACTTCATCGTCGAGGAGACGGGAGCCCTGATCCCGCCCGAGGCAATGGCGGCGCGCTTTGCCGCCGCCGGTGTCGACATCGCGAAGCCCATCACCGTCACCTGCGCATCGGGGACCATCTCCTGCGTGCTGCTGCTGGCGCTGTTCATCCTCGGCAACAAGAGCGCCGCCCTCTATGACGGCTCCTGGGCCGAATGGGGCCTCGCCGACGACACGCCGGCAGCGGCTGCGGCCTGAGGAGCAGCGGGGAGCGCGCCATGTCCGATCACGATGAACTCAGCCTGGTCAGCGACGGGGAGGAATTCCTTCTCCTCGCCAAGCCGGACCAGTCGCACTTCCTGCTCCGCTTCAAGCCGGATGGCCTTGCCGCGGATCTTTCCGGAGAAGACGCGGAGCGTTTCCGCGGCGATTATGAAACCGTGAAATCCCAGTTTCCGGACTGGAGTTCGGATCAGGTGCTGGCGCAGCTCTGGGACCAGGGCGGCTACAGTTGGCTCGCGGCTCAGGACGGGTGAAGACAATGGCAACAACAACGCTCATCAAGACGACTTCGGACGGCCGCAAGCTCGAGGTGTCGGGCCTCGCCCTCCTGCTCGACGGGCAGCTCGAGGCCTTCGACCTCACCGAGGTCAAGCTCCATCCCAACAAGCGCAAGATCTGGTCGGTGCATCCGGAGGCGACCCACCTCGCCGGCCGGGTGACCCTGACCCAGGAAGAGGCGGACCTGGTGGAGAAGGCCTTCAGGGAGACGGAGGCGGAGATCCTGGCCAGCCCCGCCGCCATCAACGAGCGCTTCCGCATCGCCATGATGTGGCGGGCGCGCAGCGAAGGCATCGAGTAAGCCTGCCGGCGCAGCGCCTGCGGGATGAAGGCCCGGCCCGGCGCATGCCGGCGCCGGGCCGTGTTCGTTCAATGGGATGTGATCGGCGGGCGCCGAAGGGCTGCCGCCGGCCGGATGGAAAATGCGGATTATGGACGATGCGGCCGGCGGGGGGCGGCGCCGGCGCTTCATGCGCGACGCGACAGCGGGCGATCGGGACCGCACAGCTTCTCCGCGGGATTGAACGGTGCGGCGAAAGGCCAGGCCGTCGCCCTCCCCCGCTTTACTCGGCGGCTTCCGGAAGGGCGTTGTTCAAGGGGGCGGTGTCCAGAAGCGCGGTGTCCATCGGCGCGTTGGCGTTGGCCGCGCCGAAGTTGCGGCTGCGGGCGAGGCGCGATTCCCCATCCTCCGCGCCGAAGCAGATGTGGAATTCGTCGCAATCCGAGCAGACCGGGGCGGCGCAGAGCGTGAAGCCCTCGGATCCGCACACCATGCGGTAGAGGAACTTCTTCCACTTCATGTCCTGGCGGTTCTTCATGGCCAACGGCGCGAAGCGGCGCGTCATCAGTTCGCGCAGCTCCTCCCGGCTCCTCAGCCCCAGGTCCTGCCACAGATGATGCGGCGCCTGGCAGCGCCGGGCGATCATCGCGATGAAATAGGCCTGAAGCCGGCCGGCATCGGAAGAATAGATACCGAGAATATCCCGGACGGACTGCTCCTCCGGCTCCACCGCCACGGGGTGCTCGTCCACCTGTTGCGCCAGAACCGGCGCGGCGGCGGGAAACAGGATGCCCGACAGGTCGAGGAACGCGCGCCGCTCGAGCCCGACCGAGTCCAACTGGTCGCGGCCGTCTTGCTCCGCCTCGGCGAAGGCGACGGCGAAGATGGATGCCGCCACATGCACGTCGAAGGCGTCGCCGGCCGAAGAGGTCGATGATGCGATCAGCCAGTCATAGACCTCTTCGGCAGTCATGGGCGCGCTCCGTTCGCCGATGCGCCGCGATCAGGCGGCGGCCTTCTCGTGGCCGTGAATCTGGCAGCTGGCCGGGCAGACACGCGCGCATGCACCGCAGCCGATGCAGGCGCCCGTGTCGGCCATGACCATCACCTTCTTCTCGACCTCATCGTCCTCGTCATCGTCGAGGGAGACGACTTCGCCGTCCTCGTTGATGCCCTTCAGCGTCATCACGTCCCGACCGCAGACTTTGAAGCAGCGCCCGCAACCGATGCATTTATTGGCATCGATATCGAGCAAATAGTCTGGCTGCCAGGCTCGACCGTCCCGGGTTTCGTGCGACATGTCGAAAGTGCCTTCTCAGGTTCAGGCGGCCTTGATCAGGCGGCCTCAAGGGCCTTCAAGTCCGCGCGCTTCTTTTCCAGCTCGGCGAAGGCGCTGTGCGCCCTCTTGGCGACATCCATGATGGTCTCCCAGCTGATCGGGAGTTCCTCGGACAGATCGTGGAGATCCATTTTCGCCTGGGTCGCCTTGGCGCTGAGCTTCTTGATCTCGGCCTTCAGTTCTTCCACGTCGCTCATGGTTTCACCCTGTCAGAAGTTGGCCACTTCGGGGAACTTGCGGATCATCTCGACGCCGGAAGCGACGAACTTCGTTCCCTCTTCCCCGAGCTTGCCGAGATTGTCGAAGCCGTAGCGGTGAACGTCCCGCAGCTGCTTGTTGACGACGATCAGCCGGCCGCCGATGAGCACCATCCGGCCGAAGCCCTCGTGGCTCATCTTGAGCATGGGAGTGATCATCACCTTGGTCTCACGCTCGATCATGAGGCACACGGCGTTGAAGAACAGCTCCATCCGCCAGATGGTCTCGGGGTCGGGGTCACCGATGATGGGCAGCGCGCGACGCGCCTCCTTGTCGACGATGTAGGGCGCGATCAGGTCGAGATCCGCCTTGCCTTCCCACGCGCCGTGGGTGTCCTGGGCGCGCCAGACCTTGATGAGCTCCTTGATGAACGGGATTTCTTCTGCCGACACCGGTTCGATGACTTGCGCTTCTTCGGACATGTCCATCCTCATTCGTCAAAATCGAAAGTACGTTCCTGGCCCTTCGACATCACCTTGCGCAGCCAGGGCGGAGGCGTGCCGCGCAGCACGGTGGCCAGCTTCTCGATGAGATCGGAGATCTCCTCGGGCTGGTTCACCTTCATCGGGTGGATATTGTTGGCCACCACCCGGGCGGCGCCCGAACCGCCGATGGCGGCGACATAGAGGATGGCGCAATCCTTGATCGCCTCGATCTTCGGCGCGAGCTTGTCCTCGTTGCCGTCTTCCTTGAGGTCACCGTCGAATTCGATGGCCTCGACGAAGTGGGAATTCTCCGGTCCGACCTCGTAGATGGCGATGTTCTTGGCCCAGCCGAAATGGGCATCGACCCGTTTCAAGTCCTGAGTTGCGAATGCGACTTTCATGGGAGGTTCGCCTTCTTAGTGGTGGGCCGTGCTCGCGGCGGGAGCGTGAGTGGCGGCGGGCGCGGCGGCAGGGGCATGCCCGTGGCCGTCGCTGTTCCAGGGGTCCTGCCAGGTCTGCGGCGTGACCTCGTGATTTTCCTCGTGATCGGCGATGCACAGATTCGCGAGGCTGAAGATCAGCTCCCGCGTGCCCCGGTAGCCCACCATCTGGCGATGGCCCGCGCCGATGCGATCGAACATGGGAATGCCGATGCGGTGGAACGGGATCTTGAGCCGCTCCGCCGCCTGCCGTCCGTGCGAATGGGTCAGGAGCAGGTCGCAGCCGCGCTCCTTCGCCAGCGTCTCGAGATCCTCGAGGTCGCCGAGGAGCACCTCGTCCGCCGGCAGGTGCTCGAACGCGGGCGACTGGGTGGTGGTCACCGCCGCCGTGATGTGCGCCCCCATCTCGTGCAGCATGGTGGCCACGTCGACGAGCAGGTCCGGCTCGGCGCCGATGGCGAGCTTGCGACCGCCAAGATGGAAGTGCGCGTCGAGCATGGCATCCACCAGCTGACCGCGCTGGCGCCGATACTTGCGCGGCACCTCGCGGCCCGAGATCTCGCTGAGGAACATGAAGAATTCGTCGTTGGGCCCGAGGCCGCACAGCCGCTCGAACAGGCGATAGGGTACGCCGGCCTTCTTTTGCATGGCCTCCGCCGCCGCGCGCATCTGCGCGCCGATGGCGATGGTCCACGCTGCCTCGCCCATGGTCGCCACCTCTTCCACGCCGATGCCCCCGATGGTGGTCGGGGTGAAATCGTCGGGAATATGCCCGTCCAGGGAGCCCGCGAGGTCCGGAAGGAACGAGGCCTCTAGCCCGAAATCCTCGAAGATGGTGCGCAGCTCGTCGAGATCGCCGGGGGAAAGATGCGAGCCCGGCAGCACGTTGACGCGCTTCGCGTCGCGCACCACGTCCGGCGCCGGCTTCTCCACCAGCACGTCGATCATCTTCGCGACGGTCTTGCCCCACCCGTCCTGGAAGGCATCCTTGAAGTCGGGGGTGGAGACATAGACCATCGGAAAGTCGGCCAGCTGGGGATACTTGTCGCGCACCATCTTGATGTAGCCGTCCACGTCGTCACCCTTGGTCTCGGTGACGCCGGTGGAGCAAATGCCGATGATCTCCGGCTTGGTGCGGTTGTAGATGTTGAGGATCGCCTGCTCGACATTCTCATAGCCGCCGAGCACGGTGGCGACCTCGCTCATGGCCGTCGTCTGCAGCGGGATCGCCTCCTTGAAGTGCCGCACGAACAGCACCAGGCCGAACGAGGTGCAGCCCTGCGAGCCGTGCAGCAGCGGCATGGCGCCCCTGAGGCCCATGAAGGCGAGCGCGCCGCCGATCGGCTGGCTCATCTTCAATGGGTTGACGGCACAGGATTTCTTTCCCTGGACGAACTTGGCCATGGCCGCCTCCTATTCCGCGGCCACGAGGGTGACCGGCGCGCCGGGCGGGGCGACCAGCACGTCCAGCATCTCCTCGATCCGCTCGCCGCACTTGCCGCAGCCGGAGGCGGCGGCGGTGCGGGCCGTGACCTCGGCGAGGTTGGACGCGCCGGCGCGAACCGCATCCTCGATGGCGCCCACATCCACGCTCTTGCAATTGCAGACCTTCTTCGCGCGGCGCGCGGCCTCGGCCAGGACCGGATCCGCCGGCACCGGCGCGCCGGCGACGCCCAGCGCCTCGAAGATCTCCTCGATGCGGCCCGAGCACGCCCCGCAGCCGCCGGAGGCGTTGGTGTGGGCCTTCACGCCCTCCACGGTGGTGAGACCGTGGGCCTTGATGGCATCCTCGATGGTGCCGAGGTCCACGCTCTTGCAGTTGCAGATCTTCTTGGCGCGCCGCGCCTTCTCGGCCGCGACCGGATCCGCGGCCAGCGCCGCGGCTTCCGCCTCCATCTGCGCGATGGCACGATTCTGCCAGTTGTTGGCCGGATTGTCCCACGGGGCGGGCTTGCGCACCTGCTCCCAGATGGGGTTGTAGAGCGCCTTGTCGATCTCCTCGACCAGCTTCACCATGCCCACGTAACCCATGTAGGCGTGGTGGCGCTCCTGGTTGATGTCGAGCCAGGGCATCGCCGCCTTGAGGGCGATGAACTGCGAGCGGCCGCCCGAAAGCATGATGTCGGCCTTCGCGTCCTTGAGCATCTTGTACATTTCGCGCGGCGTCATGTCGTCGATCATGTGGGCGTCCTGCCCCATGAGCTCCTTGATGCGCTCCTTGTCCTCCTTGGTGGACTTCTTGACCGAAGTGCCCACCAGCTCGAGGCCGGCCTCCTGCAGCGCCGCCACCACCGACCAGGACTTCACGCCGCCGGTGATCAGCAGCACCTTCTTGTCCTTGAAGCGGGGCTTGTACTTGGCGATGGCCGCCCAGGCCTTCGCCTCCTCGCGTTCGATCAGCGCCTCGGTGCGGTCCATCAGCTCGGGATCGGCGCCGCGCTCGATGAGCATGCGGGCGATCTCGCGGAGCGAATCCGACGAATCCTGGATGCCGTAGAAGGAGCCCTCGAAGAAGGGAATGTCGTAGCGCTCCTCCATCTTGCGGGCGACGTTGATCATCGCCTTGGAGCACACCATCATCGCCGCCTTGGCGCGGTGCGAGGAGGCGACATCCTTGTAGCGCCCGTCGCCGGAGATGCAGGCGAGGATGCGGATGCCGAGCTCGTCAAGCAGCGGCTTCACCTGCCAGAGCTCGCCGGAAAGGTTGTATTCGCCGATGATGTTGATGTCGTAGGGCGTGGTGTATTCCGGCTCCTCGGTGCCGATGACATGCTGGAGGATGGCTTCTCCGGCGAGCTTGTTGCCGAGATTCTTCGGGCCGGCAAAGCCCGGCGAATTGATCGGGATGACCGGCGTGCCGAACTTCTCCTTCGCCGCCTTGCAGACCGCGTCGATGTCGTCGCCGATCATGGCGGGCACGCAGGTCTGGTAGACGAAGACGGCCGGCGGGTTATACTTCTCGATGATTTCCTTGATGGACTTGAACAGGCGCTTTTCACCGCCGAACACGACATCGGTCTCGTTGATGTCGGTGGTGAAGCCGGTGCGCCAGAGATTCGAGCCGGAGGACTTGGCGCCGCGATTGTCCCAGGAATTGCCTTCGCAGGCGATGGGGCCGTGCACCAGGTGGGCCACGTCGGTCAGGGGCTGGAGGGCGATCTTCGCCCCGTCGAAGGCGCAGCCGCCGGCGGCGCCGCCGGGCTGGAGCTGCTTGGTGCACCCCTTCTTCTTTTCCGCCTCCGATTTGTTCTGGTTCTTCGCACAGCTGGGCTCGTTGAAGACTTCCTGAATCGTGGCGGAAAGCGAGCTCATGGATCTCTCCTTCGACAAGCGGGCTGTGTAAAGATCTGGATTTCGAAAACGGCGGCTCCCGTTCGATCCGGCCCGGGTGGGGCCCCGGGCCGGATCGATATCTTCAGGCTTCTGCGATCAACGGATGATGTCGAACGAGTAGTCCGTCTTGGCCGGCACGATGGTGTTCTGGTCGATCGTGTCGAAGATCTTGTCGAGGATGGTGATCAGAACGTTCATGCCGCCCTGATAGCCCCACACCGGACGACGGTGGTGGTGGTGACGGTCGAACACCGGGAAGCCGATGCGGATCAACGGAGTGCCGGTGTCGCGCTCGAGATACTTGCCGTAGGTGTTGCCGATCAGGAAGTCCACCGGCTCGGTGAAGAGCAGCGAACGCATGTGCCACAGATCCCGGCCGGGATAGACTTGGCAATTCTGGCCGAACGGCGAGCTGTCGAACAGCTCCTGCATCTTGTCGGCCCACTTCTTGTTGCCATTGGTGGCAAGCACGTGGGTCGGCTCGGCGCCGAGCTCGAGCAGGAAGCTCGCGAGACCCATGCACAGGTCCGGATCGCCATAGATGGCGAACTTCTTGCCGTGGATGTGCGCGTTGGAATCGGCGATGGCATCCACCAGGCGGCCGCGCTCCCGGGCGAGCTCCTCGGGGATTTCCTTGCCGGAGATGCGCGAGATCGCCATGAGGAATTCGTCGGTGCCCTTCACGCCCACGGGGTGGTTGAAGGCGACGACTTCCTGGCCATGATTGGCGATGAACGGCAGCGTCTTCTCGGTGCAGTATTCCTGCATGGAGATGGTGGCCTTGGCATGGAGCGCGTTGGCCGCCTCCTCCAGCGTGGTGCCGCCGTCATACATGCGGAACTCGCCGTCGGTGGGGGTGTCCCACACTTCGGAATTGTCGGCGAGGATGGTGTATTCCACGCCCATCAGGCCGAACAGGCGCTTGACTTCGCGCAGGTTGCCGACGGTGTAGCCGTCGAAGCCGCCGATGAAGTTGATCTTCTCGTTGGGGACGCGATCGAGCTTGGGCGCCGTGCCGGCCTTGCCGTCCCAGAAGTGCTCGAAGATGCCCTTCATGACGTTGTCGTAGCCGGTGATGTGGCTGCCGACGAACGCCGGGGTATGGGCGAACGGGACGTCGTACTCGGCCGGGACCGAGCCCTTTTCCTTGGCGGTCTTGATGAAGGCGTTCAGGTCGTCACCGATGACTTCCGCCATGCAGGTGGTGGAGACCGAGATCATCTTCGGCTTGTACATGTTGTAGGTGTTGGCGAGGCCGTCGATCATGTTGTTGAGGCCGCCGAACACCGCCGCGTCTTCCGTCATGGAAGAGGACACGCAGGAGCTGGGCTCCTTGAAGTGACGCGAGAAGTGCGAACGGTAGTAGGCGACGCAACCCTGCGAGCCGTGCACGAAGGGAATGGTCTCCTCGAAGCCCACGGCGGCGAACACCGCGCCGAGCGGCTGACAGGCCTTCGCCGGGTTCACCGTGAGGGCTTCGCGGGCGAAGTTTTTTTCCTTGTATTCGGGCGTCTTGGCCCACTCGCGGACGCGCTCGACTTCGGCGGGATCGCGGGGGTTCTCGAACAGCTTCTTCTTGTTGGCCAGCATCTGCTGGTACTCGGGACCGCGGAACAGCTCGAAGTGATCGAGCACGTTATCTGCATTCTGTGGCATCTCGAACCCCTATGGGTGGGTCAAACGGATCAAGCCCGCCGGGTGCCCCTCCCCGCATGGGGAGGGGCGTCGGGCTCAGGCGCTCACTCGGCCGCGAGCAGGCCCGGCTGTGCCGGAGCCCGCTTCCACGGAGCCTTGGTCATCTTCCAGACGGGGGAGTTGATGGCCATGTCCATGTCGCGGGCGAAGATGGCAAAGCCGTCATAGCCGTGATACGGGCCGGAATAGTCCCAGGAATGCATCTGCCGGAACGGCACACCCATCTTCTGGAACACGTACTTTTCCTTGATGCCCGAGCCGACGAGATCGGGCTGGATCTTCTCGACGAACTTCTCGAACTCGTAGCCGGTCACGTCGTCATAGATGATGGTGCCATCCTTGACGTAGTGCTGGGCGGTGCGCTGATAGTCGTCGTTGTGGCCGAATTCGTAGCCGGTGCCGACCACTTCCATGCCGAGGTCCTCGTAGGCGCCGATCACGTGACGGGGACGCAGGCCGCCCACGTACAGCATGACGGTCTTGCCCTCGAGGCGCGGGCGGTACTTGGCGATGACCGCGTCCATCAGGGGCTGGTACTTCGCGATCACGCGCTCCGCACCCTCCTTGATCTTGTCGTCGAAGTAGCCGGCGATCTTGCGCAGCGACTCGGCGATCTTGGACGGGCCGAAGAAGTTGTACTCGCACCACGGAATCCCGAACTTCTCTTCCATGTGGCGGGAGATGTAGTTCATGGAACGGTAGCAGTGCAGGACGTTCAGCTTCGCCTTCGGGGTCGCCTCGAGCTCGGCGAGCGAGCCGTCGCCGGACCACTGGGCGATCACGCGCAGGCCCATCTCCTCGAGGAGGATGCGCGAAGACCAGGCGTCACCGCCGATGTTGTAGTCGCCGATGATGGCCACGTCATACGGGGACGGGTCGAAGCGGGGAGCCGCGTTCGGGTCCATCTTGTCGAACACCCAGTCCCGGATCGCGTCGTTGGCGATGTGGTGGCCGAGCGACTGGGACACGCCACGGAAACCTTCGCAGCGCACGGGCACGATGGTCTTGTTGTCGTATTCCTTCGACTTGGCCTTGGACACGGCCTCGATGTCGTCGCCGATGAGGCCGATCGGGCACTCGGACTGCACCGTGATGCCGTTGTTGAGCGGGAACAGCTCCTGGATTTCGTCCATGATCTTGGCGAGCTTCTTGTCGCCGCCGAAGACGATGTCCTTTTCCTGGAAATCGGAGGTGAACTGCATCGTCACGAAGGTGTCGATACCGGTCGTGCCGATGTAGTAGTTGCGGCGGGCGGCCCAGCTGTACTGGCCGCAGCCCACTGGGCCATGGGAGATGTGGATCATGTCCTTGATCGGACCCCACACCACGCCCTTGGAACCGGCATACGCGCAGCCGCGGATCGTCATCACGCCCGGGATGGACTTGATGTTCGACTTCACGCCGCAGTCGGACTTGCCGGCCTCGTGGACGTTGAGGTGCTTCGCGCGGCGCTTCGCGGTCTTCTCGGGATAAACCTTGAGAACTTCCGCGATGAGTTCCTTGTTACGCGCCTTGATTTCAGCAACGCTTTGCGGTTGGGCCAAGCTCATTTCGCAATCTCGCTCTCGTTTGGAATGCCGTGTAGGCCGGCCTCGAAATGGAGGCCGGCCCGTGTGACAGCGTCAGCCGACGGCGAGCTCGGATGCGGTCTTTCCGACCTGGCTCTCGTCGACGGCCTTCATGATGCCGTGCTCCATCAGCATGTCCTCGAGCTCGTCCATGGTGATGGGGGTCGGGATGATGCCGTTGCCGGCATTGCCGTGAACCTTGGTCGCAAGGTTCCGGTAATGCTGCGCCTGGCCGCTGTCCGGCGCATACTCGATCACCGTCATGCGGCGCAGCTCCGCGTGCTGCACGATGTTGTCGCGCGGCACGAAGTAGATCAGCTGCGTGCCAAGCTTGGCCGCAAGCGCTTCCGCAAGCTCCAGCTCCTTGTCGGTCTGGCGCTCGTTGCACACCAGCCCGCCCAGGCGCACGCCGCCGGAGTTCGCATACTTCAGGATCCCCTTCGAGATGTTGTTGGCCGCATACATGGCCATCATCTCGCCCGACATGACGATGTAGATTTCCTGCGCCTTGTTCTCGCGGATCGGCATGGCGAACCCGCCGCACACCACGTCGCCAAGAACGTCGTAGGACACGTAGTCGATGTCCTCGTACGCGCCGTTCTCCTCAAGGAAGTTGATCGAGGTGATCACGCCGCGGCCGGCGCAGCCGACGCCCGGCTCCGGACCACCAGACTCCACGCAGCGGATGTCCTGGAAGCCCACCTTCATCACGTCCTCGAGCTCGAGGTCTTCCACCGAACCCGCGTTCGCGGCCAGCGAAAGGATGGTGTCCTGCGCCTTCGCGTGCAGGATCAGGCGCGTCGAATCCGCCTTCGGGTCGCAGCCCACGATGAGGATCTTGTGGCCCATCTGCGCAAGCGCAGCCAGGGTGTTCTGGGACGTGGTGGACTTGCCAATGCCACCCTTGCCGTAAAACGCGATCTGTCGCAGCGACATCTTGCTCTCCTTCGAACCTGGAGCCGAGCTTCGGTTCTGTCCGGGACGGATGTGGCGCGCGGTAGCGACACATTCGCGGACGTTGCACTCCGGCGCGGATGCGGACGTGGGCCGCTGGAGGGCCCACAAGCCAGCAACCTGGCGCCTGCAATAGGAGTTAGCAACGACTGTGCCATCCACCGGCTGTCATTTTTTCCTTTATAAATCAAAGGCTTATTTGATGTGTCGGAGCCAATTCCGGCGTGTTGAAAACCCGACACTGGCCTTTCGTGGCCGACACGGCAGTTTAGGGCTGTTTGAAACAGGACACTCCGGCGGCGGCATCCGCGGCTGGCAGGAAGATGACAATGGCTTTGGATTTCCATCGGGCCGGCGACGGTCCGGGCCGCCCTGCCCTGCCCTCCCGCGGCGCCGGGGGCGCCCCGCTGGGGCCGACGGAATTGCCGTCGCATCGGGACCGGCAATTGAAGGAAGGTTCGACATGCCGACCATGCGTGCCTTCGGCGTCGCGAGGGGAGAGGGGAGAGGGGAGAGAAGAGAGAAGGGTCGGCGGTGCCGGCGCAGGGCGCGGGCGCAAATCCGGCCGAGACCCGGGGCCGGTCCACACAGGGAACAGGCCGGCGTGCATGTCAGGAGCCTCGCGGGAGCCGCTCGTCGGCGCATTGCCCGACACCCGCGAGGGCGGCCGGATGCGCTGCCCGGATCCATGGCCAGCTCGCCCGACGCCGGCGGGCGCGGGACCCGATGAGCCTGCCAGGCAGGCTCATCGACGCCTGCTCTAGCCGATCAATTCCTGGGCCTTGCTCAGGGCCGCGACGAAGCGGTCCACTTCCTCGCGCGTATTATAGAGACCGAACGAGGCCCGGCAGGTGGCGGAGACACCGAACCGCTCCAGCAGCGGCATGGCGCAATGGGTGCCCGCGCGCACGGCGATGCCGTCATTGTCGATCAGCGTCGCGAAGTCGTGCGCGTGCCCGCCCTTGATCTCGAAGGAGATGATGGCGCCCTTGTCCTTGGCCGTGCCGATGATGCGCACCGAATTGAGCTCGCCCAGCCGCTCCTGGGCGTAGCGGGTCAATTCCGCCTCGTGCGCGCGGATGCGGGCCTTGCCGATGGACTCGATATAGTCCAGCGCCGCCCCGAGGCCGGCGGCCTGGACGATGGCCGGGGTGCCGGCCTCGAAGCGGTGCGGCGGATCGCCGTAGGTGATGGTGTCCTGCCGGACTTCGCGGATCATCTCGCCGCCGCCGTTGAAGGGCGGCATGGCCTCCAGGTGCTCGTACTTGCCGTAGAGCGCGCCGATGCCGGTGGGCCCGTAGAGCTTGTGGCCGGTGATGATGTAGAAGTCGCAGTCGAGGTCCTGCACGTCCACGTCGAGGTGCACGGCGCCCTGGGAGCCGTCCACCAGAACCGGGATGCCGCGGGCATGGGCGATCTGCACCACCTCCTTCACCGGGACGGTGGTGCCGAGCACGTTGGACATCTGGGTGATGGCCACCA
This window contains:
- a CDS encoding cysteine desulfurase, which codes for MHPAVSNGGYDVMRVREDFPILDLKVNGKPLVYLDNGASAQKPRQMLDRIQQVYTCEYANVHRGLHYLANAATEAYEGGRARVQRFLNAARPEEIVFTRSATEAINLVAATFGKARIKPGDEIVLSIMEHHANIVPWHFLRENQGAVLKWAPVDDEGNFLMEAFEALLTERTKMVAITQMSNVLGTTVPVKEVVQIAHARGIPVLVDGSQGAVHLDVDVQDLDCDFYIITGHKLYGPTGIGALYGKYEHLEAMPPFNGGGEMIREVRQDTITYGDPPHRFEAGTPAIVQAAGLGAALDYIESIGKARIRAHEAELTRYAQERLGELNSVRIIGTAKDKGAIISFEIKGGHAHDFATLIDNDGIAVRAGTHCAMPLLERFGVSATCRASFGLYNTREEVDRFVAALSKAQELIG